TGTAGATCACTGCGAGAGACATATCCTATTCCTTGGTTATTTTAAGTTGGCAGCCTTGCCGTTTAATTTATTTATTTTGTTTCCAGTTCTTTGACCTGTTTTTCTAATATCTCAAGCTTGGCACGAGTGCGTGCCAGTACTTCGCTCTGCACATCAAATTCTTCGCGACTGACGAGATTAAGCTTGGAAAAAGTGCTTTGTAAAATTGTACGAAAATTATGCTCTAAATCTTTTTGTATTGCACCGATGCCAGAAGGGGTGAGTTTTGAGAGGTTACGTGCCAGATCATCCAGTAATTTTGTATCAATCATTTAGAGTTATGCCTATATTGCTTCCCAGATTATTGCGAGTGATGTTATCAGAATTTTAGGTGGCTGTCCGAGAGTGAGAGGTCTTGGTTGTGTGCAAGATAAAGAGGCACCAAAAAAGGGCGTGCGGCTATGTTGGCGCGCTATATTGGTGCGGGTTATTAGCCTTTGTGACTTGTATCATAGATATGATTGCATAAGAAACCAATAAGTTGTTTGTTGGCACAATATATGCTTATTTTTGTTTCTTGAAGGAGCATTAAGTTCTGGTGAAGGATTTAAAATTGGCACGGATATGCTTTGAAATATCGGGAGATAGTAAATGAAATTAGTAACAGCAATTATTAAACCGTTTAAATTAGATGATGTGCGTGAAGCACTTTCTGAGGTTGGCGTACAGGGAATTACGGTCACGGAAGTTAAAGGTTTTGGTCGGCAAAAAGGGCATACAGAACTGTATCGTGGTGCAGAATATGTGGTGGATTTTCTACCAAAAGTAAAGCTTGAACTTGTCATTGATGGGTCGTTAGTGGATCAAGCAATTGAAGCGATCACTAAAGCAGCTCAAACCGGAAAAATTGGTGATGGCAAAATTTTTGTACAAACAATTGAGCAAGCTGTGCGTATTCGTACGGGTGAAACTGGTTGTGATGCCTTGTAATTAAAGCGGGAGTTTCAAAGTGGAAAGTAATATTAATAATATTTTTGAATTGCAATATGCACTGGATACCTTTTATTTCCTGATATGTGGTGCACTTGTTATGTGGATGGCGGCTGGCTTTGCAATGCTGGAAGCGGGTTTGGTTCGTTCTAAAAATACAGCAGAGATATTGACAAAAAATGTCGCCCTTTTTGCTGTGGCCTGTACGATGTATTTGGTCTGTGGTTATCAGATTATGTATGGCGGTGGCTATTTCCTTTCAGGTATTAACGGGGGTGAAACACTGGTTGCTGATGCGTTAGCTTCTTCGGCTGAAAGTGGTTTCGGTGGGGATTCAGTTTACGCCAAGGCTTCTGACTTTTTCTTTCAGGTGGTTTTTGTCGCGACGGCGATGTCTATTGTTTCTGGCGCGGTTGCTGAGCGTATGAAATTATGGGCATTTATTTTCTTCGCAGTAGTGATGACTGGTGTTATCTACCCACTAGAAGGCTCATGGACATGGGGCGGTGCTTCAGTTTTTGGTTTATACAGTCTTGGTGACTTAGGTTTCTCTGACTTTGCAGGTTCAGGCATTGTCCATATGGCGGGTGCAGCTGCGGCACTGGCGGGTGTTATTTTGCTGGGTGCACGTAAAGGTAAATATGCTAAAGATGGCACAGTGAATGCAATTCCTGGAGCGAACTTGCCAATGGCAACATTAGGTATGTTCATTTTATGGATGGGCTGGTTTGGTTTTAACGGTGGCTCTGTGCTGAAGTTAGGTGATATCGCCAGTGCTAATTCAGTTGCTATGGTCTTTTTGAATACAAATGCATCTGCAGCAGGTGGCGTGATCGGTGCGATGATTGTTGCGCGTTTGATGTTCGGTAAAACGGATTTGACCATGATTCTTAACGGTGCGCTTGCAGGTTTGGTTGCAATCACAGCCGAGCCTTCAACCCCGACTGCGCTTCAGGCTATGATGATTGGTGCTGCAGGTGGTGTGATTGTCGTCTTTGCAATTCTAGCTTTCGACAAGATTAAAATTGATGATCCAGTGGGTGCCATCTCGGTTCATGGTGTTGTAGGAATCTGGGGTTTACTGGTTGTGCCTTTGACTAATGACGGCGCAAGCTTTGTTGGACAAATTGTGGGTGGTTTGACTATCTTTATCTGGGTCTTCGGTGCGAGCTTTATTACATGGTTTATTATTAAAGCGATCATGGGCATTCGTGTCACTGAAGAAGAAGAGTACGATGGAGTGGATCAGAGTGAGTGTGGTATGGAAGCTTACCCTGAGTTTACTAACAAGTAATCGTAACTGTTCTACTTGTTTTACAAGCAAGTGAAAAGGGGTTCCTTAATTGAGGAACCCCTTTTTTTATTTAGGCTTCACTCCAGACCTTGAGTTGACAGCCTTGCTGGTCGCAACGTAAAAAACTACCTTGTGTAGGCCAATCTCCTAATACAATTCGGCATGACTCTTGTTGTTCAGTTTGATTCTTATGAATGGCGGGGCGATGTGTATGGCCATGAATGAGTTGTGTTGTATGATGTTGAGCCATTATTTTTGTTACCGTGGCATCGTTTACATCCATAATTTTTTCAGGTTTTTTAGATGATTGAGTGCGACTTTCACTGCGGTAATGGTTGGCAATTGAGGTGCGCTCATCGATTGATTTATCAAGAAAGTCTTGTTGCCACTGTGGGTGGCGCACTATATTTCTAAATTGCAGGTACTCTTTATCATCACTGCATAATGTATCGCCGTGCATTAATAGAGTGGGCGTACCATAAAGATCAATGAGCGTTGGATCATTGATCAGTTGGCAGCCTGTTTCTGTTTCAAAATAATGCCCCATCAAAAAATCACGATTACCGTGCATGACATAGAGTCGCGTACCTTGCTCGGCAAGTTGATGCAGGGCGGTGAGCACAATTTGGTGTTCGGGTGCCACAGCATCATCACCTAGCCAGTACTCAAACAGATCACCTAAAATGTAGAGTGATTCGCAATGAGGTGCTTCATATCGCAAAAAGCTTAAGAACAGCTTTGTAATTTGCGGTTGATCAGCACTTAAGTGAAGGTCGGATATAAACAGAGTATGAGGCATCATAAATATACTTATTGAATGATTTCTACTTTCTCAATAATGATATCTGAAGAGGGCACATCGCTGTATATTTTATAACTTGTGGTGCGGGTGTTTTCAATTGCTTTTACAATTTCCATACCTTCTGTCACCTTGCCAAAAACAGTGTAGCCCCAACCAGAGCTGGTTTTGCTGGTATGGTCTAATGGTTCTTCATTGTTACCAACGTTAATAAAAAATTGTGCTGTGGCGCTGTGAGGGTCCCCTGTTCGAGCCATGGCAATGGTTCCAATTTGGTTTTTCAGGCCATTATTGGCTTCATTTGTAATCGCAGGGTGAGTCTCTTTTTTGTTCATACCCACTTCAAATCCTCCCCCTTGAATCATAAAGCCAGGAATGACCCGGTGAAAAATTGTGCCGTTATAAAAGCCTTGCTCAGCATAACGAAGAAAATTTTTCACAGTTTTTGGAGCCTTAGCCTGGTTAAGCTCTAGAGTAATGGAGCCTTTATTAGTGAACATTTTTACTTTAATTATGGGTGAATTTTTGGATTTTATGTCTTTAGTTTCTGATTGTTCTGCACTGACAGTCAATGTAAAAGATAAAGAAAGTAACAAGATAAGAGTTAAGCGAGACAGAAATTGCATTTTTATTTTCCTTTAGTTAGATCTGGAATCTTGGATGATAAAGGTTTTAGTTCTATCTCGGAAGTCGGTTTTAAAGTTCTTCAGATTTAAAAAAGTGGATACCGGTAAAGCTACAAACTATCAGCTCTTGATAGGCAGCACCAAATTCAGCAGCTTGCGCTTCTATATTGCAACCTCCGTATATTTTGTGTGATATCATATGCGCAAAATAATAAAGCCATTTTAAAAGAAAATTTTGGAGAAATTAATGTCACAAATTGCGGATATCCGTGGGCGCGAAATTTTGGATTCTCGTGGAAACCCAACTGTTGAGGCCGATGTTATTTTAACATCAGGTGTTATAGGTCGTGCAGCGGTACCTTCAGGCGCATCAACGGGTTCACGTGAAGCGGTTGAATTGCGCGATGGTGATGCTGCAAGATATGGTGGTAAAGGTGTACAGAAAGCCGTTGCAGCTGTAAACGGTGAGTTGCGTGATGCCCTGAAAGGCAAAAGTGTGATGGATCAAGCCGCACTTGATCAGGTTCTTATTGATCTGGATGGAACGCCAAGCAAAGCTCGCCTCGGTGCAAATGCATTATTGGCAGTTTCTCTTGCAGCTTCGCGTGCAGCGGCGCAGGAAAGTGGTGAGCCACTCTATCGTCATTTGAATAAAAATGGAAAATATTCCATGCCAGTGCCTATGATGAATGTCATCAATGGGGGAGCGCATGCAGATAACAGCGTTGATATGCAGGAGTTTATGATCGTTCCTGTGGGCGCGCCAAGCCTGACTGAGGCGGTGCGTTATGGTGCTGAAGTGTTTCATGCATTGAAAAAAGTGTTGAGTGATAAAGGTTTAAATACTGCTGTGGGTGATGAAGGTGGATTTGCTCCAGATCTTCCTTCAAATGAAGCTGCCATTGAAGTGATTCTGGAAGCCATTACCAATGCCGGTTATAAAGCGGGTGAGGATATTTGTATCGCACTTGACCCAGCAGCTTCTGAGTTCTATAAAAATGGTAAATATGAGTTGGAGTCTGAAGGGAAATCACTGACATCGGCCGAAATGGTTGAGTATTTTGCCGCTTGGGTTGAAAAATATCCGATTGTATCCATTGAAGATGGCATGGATGAAGGTGATTGGGACGGCTGGGCGCTGTTGAGTAAACGTGTTGGTGATCGTGTGCAATTGGTGGGCGATGATCTTTTTGTGACTAATACTTCTATTTTGAAAGAAGGAATTGATAAAAAAATTGGCAATTCAATTTTGATCAAAGTAAACCAGATTGGTACATTGACTGAGTCAATTGCTGCGATTGAGATGGCGCAAAATGCAGGTTATACCGCTGTGGTTTCTCATCGTTCAGGTGAAACAGAAGATAGTTTTATTGCCGATCTGGCGGTTGCCACATCAGCAGGACAGATCAAAACAGGTTCGTTGTCTCGCTCTGATCGTATTGCAAAATATAATCAGCTGATTCGTATTGAAGAAGCTTTGGGGGATCAAGCCGGTTACCCAGGAAAGAGTGTGTTTAAACGCTAATTCATAATAGTGGTTCGGATCGGGAAATTTTTTCAGTATGAAAATTTTAATTAGTAATGATGATGGCTATCTGGCACCAGGCATCCGCTGCTTGGCTGAATTCTTGTCGGAGTTGGGTGAAATCACAGTCGTTGCACCTGATCGAGATCGCAGTGCTGCAAGTAACTCACTGACGTTAGTGAATCCACTTCGTGCCAATAAAGCGGATAATGGCTTTATTTTTGTGGATGGCACACCGACTGATTGTGTTCACTTGGCAATTACCGGGCTGTTCAGTGAAGAGCCGGATATGGTCGTGGCTGGCATTAATGCGGGCGCTAATCTGGGGGATGATGTTATCTATTCTGGAACCGTGGCTGCAGCAATGGAAGGGCGCTTTATGGGCTTTCCTGCACTGGCATTTTCATTGGTGAGCAGCAATCCAACACATTATGAAACGGCTGGAAAGGCAGCTCAAATTTTAGTCAGTCGTTTAGCTAAAAGTTCGTTGCCTGCAGATACAATATTGAATGTTAATGTGCCTGATGTTCCCTGGTCTGAAATTGCGGGTTTTCAATCAACGCGTTTGGGTCACCGTCATAAATCAGAAGCGGTTGTTAAAATGGAAGACCCTCGTGGCCGAACGATCTATTGGGTGGGGCCGGCAGGGGCTGAGCAGGATGCTGGGCCAGGCACCGATTTTCATGCAGTGAAAAACAGTTATATTTCAGTGACACCGATTCAAGTTGATTTGACCCGTTATAGTGCTTTGCAGCAGACAGCAGACTGGTTGTCTGATATTCAAATATCATGAGGCAGCGCCATGAGGGGATAGGGATGACCTCTCGGCGTACTCGTCTCAGATTAATAGATCACCTGAGAGAAGCCGGCATTAAAAATGAAGTGGTCTTAGCTGTGATGCTTGAGATACCGCGGCATATATTTATGGGTGAAGCACTGGCAAGCCGTGCTTATGAAAATACGGCATTACCGATCGGTTATGGCCAAACAATTTCCCAGCCCTATATTGTCGCACGTATGACGGAAGCGCTTTTATCTGGTGGGGCGCTGGGTAATGTGTTGGAAATTGGTACAGGGTCAGGATATCAAGCAGCAATATTGGCTCGATTGGTAAAAACCGTTTACACAGTGGAGCGTATTTCCGCACTATTTTATGAAGCAAGCAAGCGCTTTAAAGAACTCGGGCTGGATAATATCAAAATTCAAAACAGTGATGGTTATGATGGCTGGCAAGCACACGCTCCATTTGATGGGATTATCGCAACAGCTGCGCCATTTGAAGTGCCGAGCATGCTTTTAGATCAATTGGCTGATGGTGGGCGCTTAGTTATTCCTATTGGTGATCACTCTCGTCAAGTTTTAAAATTAATTACTCGCCAGGGAGATCAATTCAAGGAAGAGTCGCTTGAAATGGTGAGTTTTGTACCAATGGTGCCTGGAGGGCGTTAGTGCGCATTTTTTCTTATTTTTACGATAAATCTTTAAAGTGGGCGGAGCATCGTCATGCCCCCTATTATTTGGGAGGGCTCAGCTTTGCTGAATCCTCTTTTTTTCCAATTCCACCCGATGTCATGCTGGCACCCATGGCTTTGGCGCGCCGTAACAGAGCCTGGTTTTATGCGCTACTGACAACCGTTGCATCTGTTTTAGGTGGGATTTTTGGCTATGTTCTTGGCTTTTATGGGATGGAAGCGATTGAGCCAATTTTACAAAATCACGGTTACTGGGATAAATATTTAACCGCTCAGGACTGGTTTGCAGAGTGGGGGTTTTTGGCGATTCTTATTGCTGGGTTTTCTCCAGTTCCCTATAAAGTTTTTACCATCTCTGCAGGTGCGGCTGCGATGAGTTTTTTACCCTTTGTGATTGCATCACTCATTGGTCGTGGGGCTCGCTTCTTCTTAGTGGCTGGGCTTATTTGGTGGGGCGGAGAACGTATGGAAAAAACGATACGCTCAAACGTTGATCGTATTGGCTGGTTTCTGGTTGCTGTCATTGTTGTTGCCTACTTTCTTCTCAGAGGTTAAATATATACACAACACTCATAAAATAGCTCAGGAATTCTAAATTGAAGGCGAACCTTCAGGAAAACTGACCAACCCTTATGAAATAGATATTCACAGGGACAGGAAAAATGATAATGAACAGTAGTAATGGGAAAGATGATCCTGATATTGAGAAGGTTAAAGAAAAACTTACAGGAATAAGCGAAAATGATTTAATCGGTTATGCACTTATGACTTGAATTCAGGATAAAATATTAAGGGATGCAAAGAAAATTGAGTCTGGCTTTGAATCTTTAGAGCATGCAAAGAGAGCGAAGGCCAACAAAAATTAAGAAATATAGAGTATGAATTATGAAAATCTAACAAAATACCACTTCGCGTGGCCATTGAGGCATGTCTAGGCTCATAATTGAGTTAATAAGAAGGAGATAGTAGTGTTATTTATAGATGAAAATGGATGGGTTGATAATCCAAAAATAAATAAAGAGCACCGTCCTGCCATAGAGCATTCGTCTATCGTCGCAATTAATGCTGTGGTATTGCACCGTACAAATACTGGGACTGCAACCTCAGTTTTAAATGCGTGGGAAACACAAAAAGAAGGCACACACTTCTTAATATCAGAGAGAGGTGAAATTTTTCAAACTGCAAGTCTAAAAAAGCAGTGTTGGCATGTTGGCAAGCTTTATTCTAAATGTAGAACTGTGTCATCTTGTAGCAAAGAAGATGCCAAAACAATAGAAGATATACTTCATAAAAAGAATACAAATTGGGGCAAAAAATTTAGGTTGGTTACAAGGCACGAACTAAAAAAAGATTATCCAATTAGATTCCCTCATAACCATGACTCATTTGGGATTGAGATTGTTGGTGTTTATTCGAAAGATAAGAGTGCTTATCCGGCACCTAATGAACTTCAGCTCGATCCGCTTTTTTGGTTACTTGACGAAATCATTTCAATCCACAGTCTTTCCATCAAGGATATTTATGCGCATGGAGAAATTGCACATAAGGATAGAAAAAAAACCGAAGGCGCAGCTGCACTGAAAGCTTACGCAATACACAAACAGGAAAAATAGAATGAAGTCACGTTTGTTATTTATTACTATACTAATTTTTAATATATCATGTACTTCTCATACTATAGCAAATAAAAACTATAATGAATTTCAGTTTTCTAAAATAAAGTCAGATTATCTCCTGACTGATTCTAATAACTATGGATGCAAAAAAATTGATAACTCTGTGATTATGCATGTTTTGAAAACAGGGACAGTAGTTACTGATAGAGAAGTCCATGACCACTTTTCTACAACAGGGTGCAGTATTAGAGGCTCCATGGTTTTAGATGGTGCCGAAACTGATTTCACCTTTGATTATGGCGGTATTATCTATTTTTCAAGTGGAATGATACTAGGTTGTAGCAAGGAATGTTGTGGTGGAAGTTATCTTTATTGTTCATGGGATGGACAGAATTTAAAAGGGTTGTAATGGCCTGACGACTAGCTCCATGAAACACAAAAAAATGCTACTTCGGGCGCCTCCCCACTGAGCATGGCCGATGCAATGAACTCTTTCTGGATCAAAATTATACTGCTGTTGCCTTTGCTGGCGGGGTGTGGTGGTTTTGTATATCACAAGGTCGAGCTAGGCGATACACTCTCTCATATTGGGGCAAAATATGGTAAAAATTACAAAGATATTGCACGTTGGAATAATATTGCAGCGCCGTATGTTTTAAGGGAAGGTGAAAGGATACGATTGACCCCGCCGGCATCAGGTCTATTTTCTGATGCTTCGCAAACCATTGTAAAGGCCAAGGTTGCACCGCCAGTGAGCTCAGTGGCGACTTCTGTTGTTAAAAAAATCAAAGTCGTCGAGCCACGAAAGCCTTCTGTAAAACATGAAAAAATTCTACCTAAACCTCAAAAACATTCAGTTTTACCTAAGGATAAATCAATTAAGTTTACGGGGTGGTCATGGCCTACAAAGGGGCGTGTGACGAAGTATTTTTCATTTCAAAATGAAAAAAAAGGGATCGAAATCAGTGGCCGAGTGGGCCAGCCCGTTCGAGCGACGGCGGCTGGAAGAGTGATCTATAGTGGTAGTGGTTTAGATAAGTATTATAAAAATCTGATTGTTATTGAACATGAGAACAACTTTTTAAGTACCTACGGACATAATAAAAGCCGCCTGGTAAAAGAGGGTGATTATGTGGCAGGTGGTGAATCTGTGGCGGAGATGGGTACATCCAGCACTGGGGGGGCATTGCTCTACTTTGAAATAAGGAAAAATGGAAAGCCAGTTAATCCGCTGAACTAT
This Gammaproteobacteria bacterium DNA region includes the following protein-coding sequences:
- the eno gene encoding phosphopyruvate hydratase; this encodes MSQIADIRGREILDSRGNPTVEADVILTSGVIGRAAVPSGASTGSREAVELRDGDAARYGGKGVQKAVAAVNGELRDALKGKSVMDQAALDQVLIDLDGTPSKARLGANALLAVSLAASRAAAQESGEPLYRHLNKNGKYSMPVPMMNVINGGAHADNSVDMQEFMIVPVGAPSLTEAVRYGAEVFHALKKVLSDKGLNTAVGDEGGFAPDLPSNEAAIEVILEAITNAGYKAGEDICIALDPAASEFYKNGKYELESEGKSLTSAEMVEYFAAWVEKYPIVSIEDGMDEGDWDGWALLSKRVGDRVQLVGDDLFVTNTSILKEGIDKKIGNSILIKVNQIGTLTESIAAIEMAQNAGYTAVVSHRSGETEDSFIADLAVATSAGQIKTGSLSRSDRIAKYNQLIRIEEALGDQAGYPGKSVFKR
- a CDS encoding ammonium transporter — its product is MNNIFELQYALDTFYFLICGALVMWMAAGFAMLEAGLVRSKNTAEILTKNVALFAVACTMYLVCGYQIMYGGGYFLSGINGGETLVADALASSAESGFGGDSVYAKASDFFFQVVFVATAMSIVSGAVAERMKLWAFIFFAVVMTGVIYPLEGSWTWGGASVFGLYSLGDLGFSDFAGSGIVHMAGAAAALAGVILLGARKGKYAKDGTVNAIPGANLPMATLGMFILWMGWFGFNGGSVLKLGDIASANSVAMVFLNTNASAAGGVIGAMIVARLMFGKTDLTMILNGALAGLVAITAEPSTPTALQAMMIGAAGGVIVVFAILAFDKIKIDDPVGAISVHGVVGIWGLLVVPLTNDGASFVGQIVGGLTIFIWVFGASFITWFIIKAIMGIRVTEEEEYDGVDQSECGMEAYPEFTNK
- a CDS encoding DedA family protein — protein: MRIFSYFYDKSLKWAEHRHAPYYLGGLSFAESSFFPIPPDVMLAPMALARRNRAWFYALLTTVASVLGGIFGYVLGFYGMEAIEPILQNHGYWDKYLTAQDWFAEWGFLAILIAGFSPVPYKVFTISAGAAAMSFLPFVIASLIGRGARFFLVAGLIWWGGERMEKTIRSNVDRIGWFLVAVIVVAYFLLRG
- the surE gene encoding 5'/3'-nucleotidase SurE, whose protein sequence is MKILISNDDGYLAPGIRCLAEFLSELGEITVVAPDRDRSAASNSLTLVNPLRANKADNGFIFVDGTPTDCVHLAITGLFSEEPDMVVAGINAGANLGDDVIYSGTVAAAMEGRFMGFPALAFSLVSSNPTHYETAGKAAQILVSRLAKSSLPADTILNVNVPDVPWSEIAGFQSTRLGHRHKSEAVVKMEDPRGRTIYWVGPAGAEQDAGPGTDFHAVKNSYISVTPIQVDLTRYSALQQTADWLSDIQIS
- a CDS encoding P-II family nitrogen regulator gives rise to the protein MKLVTAIIKPFKLDDVREALSEVGVQGITVTEVKGFGRQKGHTELYRGAEYVVDFLPKVKLELVIDGSLVDQAIEAITKAAQTGKIGDGKIFVQTIEQAVRIRTGETGCDAL
- a CDS encoding accessory factor UbiK family protein, with product MIDTKLLDDLARNLSKLTPSGIGAIQKDLEHNFRTILQSTFSKLNLVSREEFDVQSEVLARTRAKLEILEKQVKELETK
- a CDS encoding UDP-2,3-diacylglucosamine diphosphatase, which translates into the protein MMPHTLFISDLHLSADQPQITKLFLSFLRYEAPHCESLYILGDLFEYWLGDDAVAPEHQIVLTALHQLAEQGTRLYVMHGNRDFLMGHYFETETGCQLINDPTLIDLYGTPTLLMHGDTLCSDDKEYLQFRNIVRHPQWQQDFLDKSIDERTSIANHYRSESRTQSSKKPEKIMDVNDATVTKIMAQHHTTQLIHGHTHRPAIHKNQTEQQESCRIVLGDWPTQGSFLRCDQQGCQLKVWSEA
- a CDS encoding peptidoglycan DD-metalloendopeptidase family protein, whose translation is MADAMNSFWIKIILLLPLLAGCGGFVYHKVELGDTLSHIGAKYGKNYKDIARWNNIAAPYVLREGERIRLTPPASGLFSDASQTIVKAKVAPPVSSVATSVVKKIKVVEPRKPSVKHEKILPKPQKHSVLPKDKSIKFTGWSWPTKGRVTKYFSFQNEKKGIEISGRVGQPVRATAAGRVIYSGSGLDKYYKNLIVIEHENNFLSTYGHNKSRLVKEGDYVAGGESVAEMGTSSTGGALLYFEIRKNGKPVNPLNYLSKKQ
- a CDS encoding protein-L-isoaspartate(D-aspartate) O-methyltransferase, translated to MTSRRTRLRLIDHLREAGIKNEVVLAVMLEIPRHIFMGEALASRAYENTALPIGYGQTISQPYIVARMTEALLSGGALGNVLEIGTGSGYQAAILARLVKTVYTVERISALFYEASKRFKELGLDNIKIQNSDGYDGWQAHAPFDGIIATAAPFEVPSMLLDQLADGGRLVIPIGDHSRQVLKLITRQGDQFKEESLEMVSFVPMVPGGR
- a CDS encoding peptidyl-prolyl cis-trans isomerase, whose product is MFTNKGSITLELNQAKAPKTVKNFLRYAEQGFYNGTIFHRVIPGFMIQGGGFEVGMNKKETHPAITNEANNGLKNQIGTIAMARTGDPHSATAQFFINVGNNEEPLDHTSKTSSGWGYTVFGKVTEGMEIVKAIENTRTTSYKIYSDVPSSDIIIEKVEIIQ
- a CDS encoding N-acetylmuramoyl-L-alanine amidase, translated to MLFIDENGWVDNPKINKEHRPAIEHSSIVAINAVVLHRTNTGTATSVLNAWETQKEGTHFLISERGEIFQTASLKKQCWHVGKLYSKCRTVSSCSKEDAKTIEDILHKKNTNWGKKFRLVTRHELKKDYPIRFPHNHDSFGIEIVGVYSKDKSAYPAPNELQLDPLFWLLDEIISIHSLSIKDIYAHGEIAHKDRKKTEGAAALKAYAIHKQEK